The genomic window ATAATTACAACAAAAACAGTCTATGACCTACGGCAGGAGGAGTTTTAATGGAGCACAATACATTAAAGGAGCTCACGACACCACCCAACGCTCTCTCCCATGCCTGCTGAGACTAGAATAATCTGTTGGCCCCTGAAAGGCCTGCAAGGATTTATGCAAACTGGAAATTGCCAATCGATCATTCTTTTCCACAGAAAACAACTGCCTCAGTTTATTCCCTATTTTGATAATCCTAAAGCTTTGACATAGtgggtaagagtggatagtgtagctggttttaagaaagatttggacaatttcctggaggaaaagtccatcgtctattattgagaaagaaatgggggaagccactgcttgccctggatcggtagcattgaatgttgctactccttgggttttggccaccatgaggatggaccattggtctgacccagtatggccattcctatgttcttatgagttactAGAAAgctaagttttatgttaaattgTAGTTGCCATTCACCACCTtgggtggttaataaatcctaataaataaataaaatatctttcTATTTTACGCAGTACAGGaggaaatgtatttctgtttctatttctcctgtatcAAGAATCTGACTTCTTGGGGTTTTTGGTTTAGtctttgggggggaagggtttcCAGTTTCTGTTTCTAACTTATGTGGTCCTCAGGCTCCTGTGTTCTGCACGTATAAACAAGGGCAGGGATTCTAGATGGTAGATTTCTTTTTTCCTTGTTCTGGATATTGGGAGGTCCGTCTGTTCTCCAGGACCTGGTGTAATATTTTCCGAGATCAGATCATACCAGATTTGCTATTTAGGTTCTGAGTATCTTATCATAGTTTCTGGTAGTGCAGGAAGTTTGTGGTTTTACTGATGTGAAACTAGAAGAGATAATTTTTGTATAAGTTGCAAAGCAAACCTTAGCTGTGTTCTGCACCATCTGTTGGGAGTTTCCAGAGCCCCAGAATGTGACGTGCAGGGTTTATACTGGAGATCTATCTGGTCCCTATAGACAAAAATTTCAAGTTCTTTTGTGTGTTTGGGCTTCATGGGCTAGGCCTGAATGTTGTCACTGATGCAGTTGAGAGTAGGCAAGAAGAGTGCAGGAGAGACGGGGTGGGTGACAGTTTTTGGATTTTGCACAGGACACTGCTTCTAGCTGGGAGACATCTTGTACTGCTAGAGGCACCAATGCTGACACTCTCCAGCAGTACAAGGACaagggaagtagagaatgacaaatttgtccccgtccccacaggaactcaatttccctgttccatccccatgagttttgtcgctgtccctgtcccattcttgtaagctctaccttaaccgcacaagcctcaaacacttatgattttaaagtatttgaggcttgtgcaaatgaggacagagcttgcaggaatagggcagggacaggaaaagaacttgccaggatgggaaaatgagttcctgaggacggggaaaaatttgtccccgtgtcattctctaaagggACGGAAGAGAGGGGGGTTCCTGCAAGCACAGCCCTTTAGTGCTGACTCTGTGCAGTAATAGACTCAAataaagcactggtctttgacctaagggctgccatgtgagtggactgctgggcacaatggaccactggtctgacccagcagtggcaattcttctgCTCTTAATAGTGGGGGATGTGGACAGGACTAACTCTGGAGCAATACTGGGCAAGTGGAAGGAGGATTGTTACACTACTTCAGGTGCTGACATTGTGAAGCAGTactggggaaggaagggggccGCAGGCGCTGTCCTTCCAGTGCTGACACTATGAGTCAGAGTCGTTGGAGAGCATGAGTTTTTAAAATCCATTTCTACTGTTCCATAGTGACGTAGTAAACGatgtctgcccattagttatacccattataaattcatgattaaattaacctgtcttttttctttttaatttttgggcCACAGACCGTAAAGTCCACCTGAAGCCAAAAAAGTGTAGATGATGCCTTCAACACAAGCTTGCGAGTAGAGGAGCACAACCCATTGCCGTTTGCACTAGAAGCTAAGCTTACTGTGAAATTCATCTGCACACGTGCCAAGCATGTTTTTCCCCCTTGATTTTGATTTTACagcgtgcatataatttgaaGCACTGGAGGGCTGTTTCTGCACTGTTCCCTTCAGCACCAGAACTTTgggcattggggggaggggcggagccaTACTCAGTCTTTGCATGTGACCCGCTCCGTCTAAACCACCAAAGACTTGACAGATGCTTGCAGTGCTCTTATTTATCCCACATTATCTATACAatctttaaaacaatttttattgatgactaaTGCAGTGCAACCAACCAAAGTTCAACAACACAATAAGTCAGATACAGGTATAAAGAAAAACCAATCAGCAAGTCATCAAGTTTTTCAagaaccccccccaccaccactaccaccaaaCAACCCCCTCCCTCACCTCCCGCGCTCAAAAGTATACTATCTGCAAACCtcaaccccccaccccttacCTGCAAAACTAAACTTCCCCAACTGGGCATTTGGAGGCAAGATATGTACATATGGAGtccaagggccccttttacaaagccgtggtagcaatTCTGCCGCAGTAAATGCATGAAGGCTATTCAATTCCTCTGGGCTTCAGTGCATTCACTGCAGCAGCTCCTTTACTGCCAAGCAACTGTAGGTTTTGTGGCACTGCCTTAAAGGCAGACAGGCAGCTGTGaagggaaaaaaccccaaaacattacATAACAATACATCACACTGAAAAGTCAATTATAAAAGCAAAAGATAAGAGACATATAGGAGGGAAAGGgggtgaaaaatacagtattcaaaaaaagaaaccaaaggcCTGACACATTGCAAAGGGGTAAGAGTAATGAATTGCACTATCTACCGGAGGGAATTTCTTAAGAGGTCATGGCATCCTTAAACAGAAAAGACTTCTTGCATCTTTTTTGCAGATACGTGGAAACTGTTTTGGGAGGCTTTGCCCAAAGCCTTAGTATTTCCTCCTCTTCTATTTTCTCTTAATATGTAAGTCTTGCATTATGTCTCAGTGTTTCTTCCGCTCTTGTCTTTTCACAGGCTCAAGTGGAGAGGTTTCTAGAAGGTACTGTTTCTCTCAATAGCTTCCTGGAGACATTTCAAAGTAGCCGAAAAGTTGTGCACCTGAGAAAATGCCAGCTGGAGAAACTGCAGGAAGCCTTTCTAAGGGACCGGAGAATCCAACATCCACTTCAAGCAAGACTGAATATGACACGTGTGTGCAGGGCACCAGTTAGTCAGCACTTAGCAGCACCTAGGGCCTACAGATTAACACCAGCATTTCTCATCCCTTCTGAGAATGTGGCTCCTTTCCCTTTACTCTCAGCACCTCCATACAGAATTCTCCCTCCCTTGGGAACCCAAGCAGACCAGTACCAGGTTTCTCAGCCACGTACTCGGTCTTTAAACCTTCCACACCGCCTGGTGGCGTATATCCCACTCTTGAGCCCCAAACCTTACAAGTCCAACTATGCAGACAAACGGTATCAGCTACCACATCAATAACTGGTTGTCGAGAGGGTACGCTGATGGACAGTGGCTCCCTTTAAAAATACTGATGGAGCAAGCTAGCCTTTTAGAGACAGAATCCTCCAGTGTCCAAATTAAACTATGCTAAAGACAGACACCCAGTCAAACCTGGTCTCTTCAGAGTCAGGGACTTCTGCACTAGATGGATACCTAAGTTTATGAGTTGTGGATTTATGGTTGTGGGCATGGACAGTCTGAAGATTGTCCACTGGTGATTTTCAGTAGTTTACAGCTCACACATGAATACCACCTGCTGTTTCAAGTCCCTATGAAGAGGATCCATGTAGCACTTAGGACCAAAATCAGAAATGTTCAGAAAAATTTCAGTAATAACTAAGTGACTTGCACTTATAAGAATTGAACCTATTCATTTAGAATATTCAGAAATGAATCTCTCTGATAATTAAGCCAATGGCGATCAGTGGTTTTTTTAAGCGCTGATCGCCACCAACTAAATTATGCTTTGATATTTAATGCTGGACTGTGTCCAGGCACTGAcaccggcactgaatattggggcatAACTGGCCTCCTGGAGCTCATGCAGGctcagccaatattcagctgggccCACATAAGAATTACAAAGGCCCTTGCTGAATATCGGGCTGGGGACCccataagtattttttttttaaccacactCCCTCCCGTCCCTGGACCTATCTACATGCAGGGACAGAGGCGCAATGCCCTCGTGGCAGTCTTTCAGAATGGCTGCTGCAATCTCATGGTACTATAGGAAGTGCCACAAGAACAGCCATTTTGAAAGGCTGCTGTGAGGGGGCTGTGCTCCTACTTCCGAAGACCTCTGCTGGACCACTAGGTATGTAGGTAGGCCCAGGGGGGGGCATACCTACACTTTGGGTGGGTTAGTGGGAGTTgttatagatggggggggggcaaggggacATGGTCTGgagggtttttttattttaaaaaaaatatgatgcAGATGCTGGCCCCCACAAAGCGAAGTGACCAGATTTAGGACAGCCATccctgacctgcccacttttTAGTTGAGCAATTTGAGGGGGAAATTCAATGGCACTCTCTGGTTAAATGCTTCTGAGGCGGCTGGAAGCAatttaaatgggcaggagagCTTCCTACCcacttaaattgctctgaatGTCAGACCCAGAGTgaatgaataaaaacaaaaaattataagATGTAATATATGAGATaataaatatatagaaataaatcaAAAGAAAAGGTGGTAAACTTTTCTATTGGACTAAGGTCATACAATTTTTGACAGGTTATTGAAGGCAGAACCTTCTTCGGATTAGGTTTGATCAAGAGATTTAACAATTTAACAAAAAAATAAGGCAGATTGAATGGATGGGGAAGCATACTGTTTTTAAAGagatgttcttttattttttcaagttctttattcatttttccatcttacatcaagtacacaataataTATCAGTTaaaacttaaatacatcacttgaattttcttATAATAacatcataaatacataaatttatacccccccaccctaccttcaaatattttaatcaaaaaaatcatataaatattatatatTGGGAAGAGATGTGTTCTTCAATGTCAAGTTTATTTTTTATGGTTGAGGTACAAATAGTTCTCTCTGCACTGTTCTGTATCTTTCTTGAAAACATTACATTAAAAAAGTGCTTTTATGTTTGGATTTGATTCTCAGGTTGCTAATTTCATTCATTAAACTCCAGACCTTTTGTGCTGGCTCCTCTCCTTTACTGACTAAGCATTTTGGCCGGATTTTCAAATTGGCGCTGATTTTTTTGGGCACCGGTAGGCACTCAAACTCAATTAAAAATTCTGTTCAAATGacgttttaactgagtttcaaggcacctaaaaATCGACACCAGAATcgcgcctacataggcactttaggccatcTAATTccactatgggtgtggctaatgccagaagaggctgtaggtggcctaaagtgcctctATGGGCTATGGAATGCAATGAAGGGTTCACTGAGGTTGTGTTCTGAATGTAGAtcctttaaaaaattgttaaaaacccaTCTATTTGTTAGAGCTTTTTATAAGTAAGATATCGGTAGTTCTTTCATAAGGACCATAGTTGATCTGGGGCACTGATATTTTATGATTTTCAATTGTGCATAGATGTTTGAATTTGTACATTTTTAAGTGTCTTTTTACCTTATGTATGTGAActtgtaatccgcctagttgataggcgaactagaaaattttaaaataaataataggcGCGATTCACAGCAAAGAGGCACCAGAAATGTGGACCTGAAAGAAACCTGGCGTTCCTATCGGGTGCCTAACTTTCACAGAGGTGCGATTTTCTATATGGCGCcatcgtgtgattgacacacgatcagcagCTGCTGATATCATCGATGCCTTATAGAGAATCTGGACCTATGTTGTAGAGATTGGCTAGGCAGACCTCCTTGCCAGTACTACTAACCTTTCAAAATCACCCTTCCTACCTGGAGTGTCAGCTTAGACATATAATAAAACGAAAAATAAGAGGTTGATATTCACAAtgatttagccagccaggagactgaactctgaggattTTCTTTGAGATCAGACTCCACATGTGACCCTTGGGAGGAACTCTCAGTAAGCCTGTCCGAAGAGAGAGGCTGTAGAAGCTCAGCATTAACCAGTGAACTACGTACTGTATATAATTTGCTTGAGGAGAGAGCTGTTGACTGAAAGGTTTCTTTGGATCTCTTTAGGACCTTTTTGAGACTTTGGGAGAGAGGCCTGGAAAACTGTTAAGTCAGGCCATACACTCTAAAATTCATGGGGGTGTTAATCCTGTCACCCTAACTGAGGAGAGACCTCTGGCTGGTTTCAGACTGaattctgaggactttcttagaaaTTAGACTGCACAGCTGACCCTTGAGGCTAATTCCCTCCTGTCCACCCCAAGGTGGAGCTTTTTTGGGCTATTCAGCCAACTgggaacagggcattgctttggtaggatttttctgctcttTATTCTTCCTGGGAAACATCGTGTCactaaagctgctgctcaggttatagCTTCTGTCTcagtgcagacagaaaatgttacccaagcagagggagtggttcaaTGGGGCTGTCTTCagtttgaatccctcatgaaggaagtaaagaaaCTAAAATGTGTCTTTAATGTGCTCCCTACACAGCTTCCATCCGGTTTAGTGTGCAtatattttagcggcagattattaaAACGGCTTAGCGTGGGTCTTTTCCAAGTTTTTCAGCAATCTCCAATACTGCCTTGCAAATGTGGTACAGCATTgtgaatgatggcagataaagacctgaacagtccatccagtctgccccattagttattctcattaaaaatacatgattaaattaatttgtctcttctttgatatttctggaccatagactaaagtccaccagGTATTGTCTTGCAACTGctaaagttgccatctaagctcacaatgagatcattaatattaaaatgagtactctgagcgattctctataatcgccgatcatttgtggccaaaatttgccaacagcgctgattggctcaggcactgacagccCAGACTTGTCAAAAAATGTTGCCACCATCAAgcaatgcccctccccccttggaaatgggagagatgcccactcccaccgccAAGCAATGCTCCCAAAcaccccctggcagcaggagagatgccaactccctcctgatgccaagcaacacccccctacccctggcaggagagatgcagcCTCCCCTTGACACCCCTCCCCATGCCTCAGACAACCCCCTATGCCTtaagaggggccttaaacaacctgggctaatcagagACTTAGGCCTCTCccttgtgcatcccaggatgcactgagaaggggaaTGCCTGCCAA from Geotrypetes seraphini chromosome 15, aGeoSer1.1, whole genome shotgun sequence includes these protein-coding regions:
- the VPS37D gene encoding vacuolar protein sorting-associated protein 37D isoform X2, with the translated sequence MLARRLLTRSRTLHLRVRGPAKSQSSMVQSLQSEQEKYLMANYTMAKKNLSLKPWLENGKASLASKYQQLQEMKTTYQEKQRKLEIHLQKWNLQAAVTHVETELNGAEAESEAQVERFLEGTVSLNSFLETFQSSRKVVHLRKCQLEKLQEAFLRDRRIQHPLQARLNMTRVCRAPVSQHLAAPRAYRLTPAFLIPSENVAPFPLLSAPPYRILPPLGTQADQYQVSQPRTRSLNLPHRLVAYIPLLSPKPYKSNYADKRYQLPHQ
- the VPS37D gene encoding vacuolar protein sorting-associated protein 37D isoform X1: MLRSRCSPPSGNADGWGNVGTGQLRQLLHDEPKLRRIVRLSKKVQSLQSEQEKYLMANYTMAKKNLSLKPWLENGKASLASKYQQLQEMKTTYQEKQRKLEIHLQKWNLQAAVTHVETELNGAEAESEAQVERFLEGTVSLNSFLETFQSSRKVVHLRKCQLEKLQEAFLRDRRIQHPLQARLNMTRVCRAPVSQHLAAPRAYRLTPAFLIPSENVAPFPLLSAPPYRILPPLGTQADQYQVSQPRTRSLNLPHRLVAYIPLLSPKPYKSNYADKRYQLPHQ
- the VPS37D gene encoding vacuolar protein sorting-associated protein 37D isoform X3; amino-acid sequence: MANYTMAKKNLSLKPWLENGKASLASKYQQLQEMKTTYQEKQRKLEIHLQKWNLQAAVTHVETELNGAEAESEAQVERFLEGTVSLNSFLETFQSSRKVVHLRKCQLEKLQEAFLRDRRIQHPLQARLNMTRVCRAPVSQHLAAPRAYRLTPAFLIPSENVAPFPLLSAPPYRILPPLGTQADQYQVSQPRTRSLNLPHRLVAYIPLLSPKPYKSNYADKRYQLPHQ